The Polypterus senegalus isolate Bchr_013 chromosome 1, ASM1683550v1, whole genome shotgun sequence genomic sequence GTGGTAACGtttaacatcaaaataaaaaaatgttggaaACAATTTTCACGTCATGTCAAGATTAGGTGACGATGGTATTGCACGCTGATACTGTACATATGGACAGTACATTCCCAGCTATTAGTAGATGTTATTCAGTCCAGATTAGTTGTATTCGTTGCCGGAGGAGTCCTCTTCTGAAAAGAATCCACTTGTCTGATGCTGATTATAAGCATCAATGCCATTCTCGTCGCCAGGCATGTGGTTTCTGGAAGAAGTTCCAGTCCCCTTTTTCTTTGCGTTACGCTCTTCCATCTTGATGGTATCATAAAGACCTTTAGGTCCCTCGTCCAAAAGGACATTTCTTTCTGAATGAGATGGCTTCATTTGGCACACGTTTCTAAGTAAAAGAAGAGCGGGTGCATAAAGTACATTGGCAAGACCCATACCCAGATTCAGTGAGACAAAACCCAAATCATGAACAATTTGCCCGGCTACTATTGGACCAAGGGCATAGGCAACACAGTATGATATGTCTGCTATAGCATAGACACTGCCATATACAGATACATGGCGCACATCAACTAAAAAGGCAAGGGTTGGTAAAAGGGCAGTGTCTACTAGCGCTATACCAAAGCAGATGCCACACAAAGGTGCTATTAATTGTCCAAAAGTCCTACAGGCTGGCACTGTGCATGAGCTGGCTCCAATGATAACCATGCCCAGCGCACCGTAAAACCATTGGTAGTTAGGGTGTGATGCCGCTAGTTTAACAGTTATATAAACACCCAGAACATGGGGGAAAAATGCTGGGAGCCAGATTAGCCCCATTTGAAAGTTTGTGGTCCCCATTTTCGTTTCCATCCAATTGGCTATAGTGGGCTCTAGGAAGGCCAGGGGAATGTTGCATGTAGTTAGTGCCCCCGCCACGACTGCAATGTAAGGATCAATCATTAATTTGTAAATTGGAGTCCCCACCGGCATGTTTTCTCTAGTCCTGTTCGTGAATGGTTTCATGACGCTCATTAGCAAAATGCCATCTATCAGAGAGATCCCGGCGAGCACCATGAATGGCATAAACGTACCCACAAATTGATACAGAAACCCACCAAAAGGGGGCGCCACTAAGCTTCCAAAAGAGATGAATGCTAA encodes the following:
- the slc18a3a gene encoding probable vesicular acetylcholine transporter-A gives rise to the protein MASEETTGLAKSAALKLSEMGERTKQLGTAMQDPNRQRRLILVIVCVALLLDNMLYMVIVPIIPDYLKIINNDTSSSTSKNSTSKHSGENNDLKIGILFASKAILQLLVNPLSGTFIDRVGYDIPLFIGLIVMFFSTCIFAFAQNYLTLFIARSLQGLGSAFADTSGIAMIADKYTEESERSRALGIALAFISFGSLVAPPFGGFLYQFVGTFMPFMVLAGISLIDGILLMSVMKPFTNRTRENMPVGTPIYKLMIDPYIAVVAGALTTCNIPLAFLEPTIANWMETKMGTTNFQMGLIWLPAFFPHVLGVYITVKLAASHPNYQWFYGALGMVIIGASSCTVPACRTFGQLIAPLCGICFGIALVDTALLPTLAFLVDVRHVSVYGSVYAIADISYCVAYALGPIVAGQIVHDLGFVSLNLGMGLANVLYAPALLLLRNVCQMKPSHSERNVLLDEGPKGLYDTIKMEERNAKKKGTGTSSRNHMPGDENGIDAYNQHQTSGFFSEEDSSGNEYN